TATGaaagtgggaaggatattcccCCTTTTCGATATAAGATTGGATGGGCTCAAACCAAGGTTTACTTGAGATATTAGTGTTAGCAACCACTAGTTTCTCATAGATGTGATTGCACCTCTGTTGGATTTTGAGTGGCTTGATCTTGATTCCCTCGGGAATTTGAGTCATGACCGCAAGAGTTGCAAGGGTGTTAGCGAAACGATTCTGACTCCTTGGAGCATGGATGAAAACAACACTTTCGAACTTAGCGATTAAACACATGAGGAAATAATGATAAGGTTTAAGATTGCCGCCTTTGACCTGCCAATCTCTATTAGCCTGCGAGATTACAAGATTTGAGTCTCCGATAACCTCCAATATGCTAATCCTTTTCTCGCTGGCTAACTTGATCCCGGCGATGCATGCTTCGTACTCAGCTTCATTGTTGGTGACACTATAACCTAACTTAACGTAAGTAGGATTATATGTGTCATCAGGATCGATCAAGAGAATACCAATGTCGTAGCCCTGTTTGCCTGATGCGCCATCGAACATTAATTTCCATGCTTCGGATTGAACGGTCATGATCTCATCGTCTGGGAACACCATCTcttcatcatcgtcttcaaaaGTGATTGGATGATCAGCTAGGAAATCAGCCACTACACTCCCCTTGATTGACTTTTGGACAGTATATGTGATGTCGTAtctgaaatcatcatcatccatttaacAAGACACGGTGAAAGAAGAGTTCTTTGAAACAAGAAACAAATGGGATTGAGTCTTGACACTAGCTTGATTgggtgggcttgcatgtagtgGCACAACCTTTTCGTT
This genomic window from Impatiens glandulifera unplaced genomic scaffold, dImpGla2.1, whole genome shotgun sequence contains:
- the LOC124918100 gene encoding uncharacterized protein LOC124918100, yielding MDDDDFRYDITYTVQKSIKGSVVADFLADHPITFEDDDEEMVFPDDEIMTVQSEAWKLMFDGASGKQGYDIGILLIDPDDTYNPTYVKLGYSVTNNEAEYEACIAGIKLASEKRISILEVIGDSNLVISQANRDWQVKGGNLKPYHYFLMCLIAKFESVVFIHAPRSQNRFANTLATLAVMTQIPEGIKIKPLKIQQRCNHIYEKLVVANTNISSKPWFEPIQSYIEKGEYPSHFHKKERRSLRQFATSYVVVAGCLYRRSFDG